Proteins encoded by one window of Arachis hypogaea cultivar Tifrunner chromosome 1, arahy.Tifrunner.gnm2.J5K5, whole genome shotgun sequence:
- the LOC140179264 gene encoding uncharacterized protein, with protein MLAIEGTLQPKKEDDPDVTISFSQSDFRSASPNLDDPVVISIQVGELLVRKTLLDPGSSADVLFYSIFTKMKLSEKLIQPSSGELIGFSRKRVPIMGHIWLTTTMEEIPMSKSINIQYLIVDCYSPDNIIIRRPALNIFKAVVSTLHLCVKFPVQENRIATVYADHQEDR; from the coding sequence ATGCTGGCAATCGAGGGAACTCTGCAGCCAAAGAAGGAGGATGACCCAGATGTCACAATATCCTTCAGTCAATCAGACTTTAGATCGGCAAGCCCTAACCTTGACGACCCAGTGGTGATTTCCATCCAGGTTGGAGAACTGTTGGTAAGGAAAACACTGCTGGACCCAGGTAGTAGTGctgatgttttattttattctatatttacaAAGATGAAGCTATCAGAAAAACTAATACAACCCTCCTCGGGAGAGCTAATCGGGTTCTCCAGAAAAAGGGTCCCCATCATGGGGCACATATGGCTGACGACCACAATGGAAGAAATCCCTATGTCGAAATCCATCAATATTCAATACCTAATAGTAGACTGTTATAGCCCTGATAATATTATAATTAGGAGACCCGCCTTGAATATATTCAAAGCGGTAGTGTCCACATTACACCTGTGCGTTAAGTTTCCAGTGCAGGAAAACAGAATAGCAACAGTATACGCTGACCACCAAGAAGATCGGTAG
- the LOC112795735 gene encoding LOW QUALITY PROTEIN: cytosolic sulfotransferase 12 (The sequence of the model RefSeq protein was modified relative to this genomic sequence to represent the inferred CDS: substituted 1 base at 1 genomic stop codon): MSSQPNNAIPKYLQXSEVSQECKDLIATLPIEKGWLANHLHQYQGFWYFTRQLQGVLSCQKHFNNSLNSDILIVTTPKSGTTWLKALTFALLNRHKYPKMFENHPLLTKNPHFLVPFLELDLYNDKDLVPDLNSIPSPRLFSTHLPYVSLPKSVIDSNCKILYLCRNPKDTFISLWHFTNKLKLDGTSTNSLEDSFKKFCNGVSICGPFWEHVLGYWKESLDQPKKIMLMRYEEMKKNPSFVLKELARFVGCPFSKEEEDEGVIDDILKLCSFKILSNLEVNKKGKLSSGEEHRAFFRLGEVGDSNNYLTAEMIEQLDIITEKKLGHYGFRF; encoded by the coding sequence ATGTCATCCCAACCCAATAATGCAATTCCAAAATACTTACAATAGAGTGAAGTATCCCAAGAATGCAAGGATTTGATAGCAACCTTGCCAATTGAAAAAGGTTGGCTTGCAAACCACTTACACCAATACCAAGGATTTTGGTACTTCACAAGGCAGTTGCAAGGAGTATTGTCTTGCCAAAAGCACTTCAATAATTCCCTTAACTCAGATATTCTCATTGTTACAACTCCAAAATCAGGTACCACATGGCTTAAGGCATTGACATTTGCATTGCTTAACCGCCACAAATACCCTAAAATGTTTGAAAATCACCCTTTGCTCACTAAAAACCCTCATTTTCTTGTACCCTTTTTAGAGCTTGATTTATACAATGATAAGGATTTAGTACCTGATCTAAATTCAATCCCTTCACCAAGGCTTTTCTCCACACACCTTCCATATGTCTCACTACCAAAATCAGTGATCGACTCGAATTGTAAGATACTGTATCTCTGTAGAAACCCTAAAGACACTTTTATTTCGTTGTGGCATTTCACAAACAAGCTTAAACTGGATGGTACAAGCACCAACTCACTTGAAGATTCATTCAAGAAGTTTTGTAATGGGGTGAGCATATGTGGACCCTTTTGGGAGCATGTTTTAGGGTATTGGAAGGAAAGCTTGGATCAACCAAAGAAGATCATGTTGATGAGATatgaagagatgaagaagaacccTAGCTTTGTGTTGAAAGAGCTTGCTAGGTTTGTTGGGTGCCCCTTTTCAAAAGAGGAGGAAGATGAAGGTGTCATTGATGATATTTTGAAGCTGTGTAGTTTCAAGATCTTGAGCAACTTGGAAGTGAATAAGAAAGGAAAGTTGTCAAGTGGTGAAGAACATAGAGCTTTTTTTCGACTTGGCGAAGTTGGAGATTCAAATAATTATCTCACTGCTGAAATGATTGAACAACTTGATATTATTACCGAAAAGAAGCTAGGACATTATGGATTTAGATTCTAG
- the LOC112795745 gene encoding cytosolic sulfotransferase 13, which yields MAEDQPSLLQKFVQDELPQELRDLVSNLPMENGWAEKHLYQYQGFWYNPFILQALVTLQKHFHANDNDIFLVSIPKSGTTWLKALAFSIVNRSKYPNFQNHPLINNNPHALVPFLEFDLNSSNEFLPNFNSLSRSSSLFSSSPRIILIFPMSRYRIQ from the coding sequence ATGGCAGAAGATCAACCCTCCCTTTTGCAAAAATTTGTTCAAGATGAGTTACCCCAAGAACTTAGGGATTTGGTATCAAACCTGCCAATGGAAAATGGTTGGGCAGAAAAACACCTTTACCAATACCAAGGCTTTTGGTACAACCCTTTTATCCTTCAAGCCCTAGTAACTCTTCAAAAGCACTTTCATGCAAATGACAATGATATCTTCCTTGTTTCAATTCCAAAATCAGGCACCACTTGGCTTAAGGCATTAGCATTTTCCATAGTAAATAGAAGTAAGTATCCGAATTTCCAAAATCACCCTTTGATCAATAATAACCCTCATGCTCTTGTACCCTTTTTGGAGTTTGACCTAAATTCCAGCAATGAGTTTCTTCCTAATTTCAACTCGTTGTCGCGGTCATCATCGTTATTCTCTTCTTCTCCAAGGATCATACTCATTTTCCCTATGTCTCGTTACCGAATTCAGTAA